In Musa acuminata AAA Group cultivar baxijiao unplaced genomic scaffold, Cavendish_Baxijiao_AAA HiC_scaffold_598, whole genome shotgun sequence, the sequence CCAAGCCTCTTAAAGAAGCCAGCGTCAAAGGGAACGACACCACTCAATAAATTACTGCTCAAATTAAGGTGATACAGCTTCTCAAGGTCACTCAACCCCGCTGGAATCCCACCTGTGAGCCTGTTGTTCTCGAGGGACAGAGTGGTGAGATTTCGTAGCCAAGCAAAGCTCCCTGGTATCACGCCGGAGTAACCCGAATTAGATAGGCGAAGCTCTTGAAGCTTGGCCAACCTCCCCAGCTGCCACGGCAACTTTACGAACATTGGGTTGTCGTCCATTATGAAGTACTGGAGGTTCTGGAGCTTGGCTATGCCTTTTGGGAACTCCCCACTGAGGTTGTTGTTGCTGATGGCTAAGAAATCAAGGAAGCGGAGGTTCTGGAGGCTATCAGGTACGATTCCAGCGATTGAATTTGAGCTCAGGTCAAGCTTTTGAAGCAGGCGCAGCTGGCCAATGGATGGTGGGATGGATCCAGCGAGGGAATTATAGCTTAGGTCAAGGCCTACCAGGTCCTTAAGCCTACCTATCTGGCTCGGGATGCTGCCTGTAAGGAAGTTGTAGCTGAGGTCGAGATGGACGAGGGAGTTTAGCTCAGAGATGCTGTCAGGGATTGTACCATGCAGTCGGTTTTGCGAGAGAGTGAGGACCCGAAGGGAGGTGATGGAGAAAATGTGGGATGGAATAGCACCTACGAAGGATGGGTTTGATATCAGACTGAGCTGCTGGAGTGAAGCATATGCTGGTGGTGATGCTTTACGAGTGGGCGGCGGAAGGGAGAGGCTGGTCTCCACACCCTTGAAGCAGTCCAAGAAGAAGATGGACGCGAGGTAAGGGAGTTCAAAGATCTCGGACGGGAAGGTGGCGCTCTCCTTGCAGGTCGGGTTGGGCGCAACGCCGAAGTCCAGCCTTGTGACATGGAGCAGGTTGTCCAAGCCTGGCTTGCATTCAATCCCAGGCCATGAGGAGTCCGGCTTGCAGGGATCAGGGTTGGAGGACCTCCAGTCCCTGTCAGAGGACATGTTCTTCATCACACAGAACAGGGTGTCCCTCTCAACGGGGTCCATGGTGATGGACGCCAGCACCGGGTCATTGGCCCTCGGTTCGTTCCCTTTCGTGTTGCTGAACGCAGAGACGCATGCCAAAGACGAGAAGAGAAGGGGGAGCAGGGTCAGAAGCAGGAGGTGAGAGGGCAAAAATTTGGCGTGAGACATCGTAATCAGGGAGGGGAAGCTCAAGCGGAGATGGCGGAAAGGTCTTAGTCTTACAGTGTTGGGCTGGATTCTCATGACAGCACTCGAGAGACGGTGCGAGGAAGAAGATGAACCGCAGTGGGGTTTGATGCGACTGATATGATGGGTTGGTGGGGCACCGGTGTTCTACGTTGGAGACGTGCAACCATGTAGGGTCAACAAGGATTGGAATGGAGATTCATCAGCGGCAGCTCGTGCTCCTCTTCCACCGCTGCCACACGTGCACGCAGGATTACAGGGCGGCCTCCGTCCAAGCATGTGCATCGGCTCATCGTTTGACCGCAACTGTCGTTGGAACTTAAATGCAAGCTCGGGTCTTCGTCACCAGCTTAAGCTTCTGGGAACCCGACCAAGATCTTCTACGTGAAGCTAATTAGCAGTGCTCGCAGCAGACAAATGCAGTCTTGCAGTCGAAGTTAGTCATTCGGAGGAGATCAGATCAGCCGTAGACTCTGACAATAATAGATGTGACTGAACACAGCTGGGCCCGAGAGGGCCTGAGATTGTTGAAGGTGCGCCATCAATGAACGTGTGCAGTCTGCAACAGGTGCTTCTCTGGCGTCTTCAAACAGTGGGCCGCAGAGGAAAGATCAGTCTCGGGCTGAGGGACTCGTTGAGCCTTTTTAGGATTCCAGGGAAGGCGACATGGATCATCTGTAGCAAATATCCCGGAGCatcaggaagaagaagatgagagtCTCAACTCCGCTCCCCAACCTCTTCTGCCAGAAGAATTCACAGTTTTATGGATTTTGCATTGCACCACACCAACAGTTGACTGCTGAGAATTTTCCTTCAACTAATTTTCTCTCTAACATACCGAAGCGTGGAACTCCAGCCAGAAATGTCAGAACACAGATTTGTAGGCTGGGCTCTCATGGTTTCAACGCAACTGGTTCTTGGGAAGCTTAGTTCTGGTCTGCCAAGATTTAAAGAGTGCTGACAGCTAGAAGACATCATTACCAAACACTTGCGTTTCCAAAATCTAACGTAGATAGATCAGAAGCTCCTgtttccaacagaggagctcaggTATCCAATCTAACCCTGTTACAATATTAACATGCGACAATGTCGGACAGAGAAAGGAACTACCGTGTGATCATTTCACACGGCAGTTTATTGCCGCTTTACCCACGATGGCATCAAAATGTCTCCTTtatttagtgatttcgatagtttGCATTACATAGTTAAACAAATAAAGGTGAAAGCATATGGAACTGCACTGCAAACCGAAGAAGCTACAACTCGCAGATGCCAATTCTCTGAACA encodes:
- the LOC135662223 gene encoding receptor like protein 29-like → MSHAKFLPSHLLLLTLLPLLFSSLACVSAFSNTKGNEPRANDPVLASITMDPVERDTLFCVMKNMSSDRDWRSSNPDPCKPDSSWPGIECKPGLDNLLHVTRLDFGVAPNPTCKESATFPSEIFELPYLASIFFLDCFKGVETSLSLPPPTRKASPPAYASLQQLSLISNPSFVGAIPSHIFSITSLRVLTLSQNRLHGTIPDSISELNSLVHLDLSYNFLTGSIPSQIGRLKDLVGLDLSYNSLAGSIPPSIGQLRLLQKLDLSSNSIAGIVPDSLQNLRFLDFLAISNNNLSGEFPKGIAKLQNLQYFIMDDNPMFVKLPWQLGRLAKLQELRLSNSGYSGVIPGSFAWLRNLTTLSLENNRLTGGIPAGLSDLEKLYHLNLSSNLLSGVVPFDAGFFK